A window from Vespa velutina chromosome 13, iVesVel2.1, whole genome shotgun sequence encodes these proteins:
- the LOC124953950 gene encoding glycine-rich protein 5-like isoform X2, with the protein MGWFVLACILILFICATGLPLPQGGGGLGAHGQPQAGLSSTPGPGVIGIGGGAGGGLGMGTVAGGAVVGVSGIGGGAGGGAVRGSSSSGSVGSGSTFGSSSSSGSATVVGSGVGTGIGSGVTGGSIGGGAGGGAAGGGSGGWSTGPSRRGQGWRVWRRGDPTLMNLWKSQGPLGSLENCPIRINHI; encoded by the exons ATGGGGTGGTTCGTCCTCGCttgtattttaatacttttcataTGCG CGACGGGATTGCCGTTGCCACAGGGTGGTGGTGGGTTGGGTGCACATGGACAGCCGCAGGCCGGTTTGTCGAGCACCCCAGGTCCCGGCGTAATCGGTattggtggtggtgctggtggtggGCTTGGAATGGGCACGGTCGCCGGTGGTGCCGTCGTAGGGGTCAGTGGCATAGGTGGAGGAGCAGGTGGTGGTGCAGTTAggggtagtagtagtagtggttcAGTTGGTAGTGGTTCAACATTTGGAAGTTCAAGCTCCTCAGGATCTGCTACCGTCGTTGGAAGCGGTGTTGGTACTGGTATAGGAAGTGGTGTTACCGGTGGAAGCATTGGCGGTGGTGCCGGTGGTGGTGCAGCTGGTGGTGGAAGCGGGGGTTGGTCCACTGGACCATCGCGTCGGGGCCAGGGGTGGCGCGTCTGGCGCCGCGGCGACCCAACCCTTATGAATCTATGGAAATCTCAGGGTCCTTTAG gTTCATTGGAAAATTGTCCAATTAGaataaatcatatttga
- the LOC124953950 gene encoding glycine-rich protein 5-like isoform X1: MGWFVLACILILFICATGLPLPQGGGGLGAHGQPQAGLSSTPGPGVIGIGGGAGGGLGMGTVAGGAVVGVSGIGGGAGGGAVRGSSSSGSVGSGSTFGSSSSSGSATVVGSGVGTGIGSGVTGGSIGGGAGGGAAGGGSGGWSTGPSRRGQGWRVWRRGDPTLMNLWKSQGPLGSLGNAKGYIILALLIGVISMVIGCWLSDNCWSPEPEGVVTLA; encoded by the exons ATGGGGTGGTTCGTCCTCGCttgtattttaatacttttcataTGCG CGACGGGATTGCCGTTGCCACAGGGTGGTGGTGGGTTGGGTGCACATGGACAGCCGCAGGCCGGTTTGTCGAGCACCCCAGGTCCCGGCGTAATCGGTattggtggtggtgctggtggtggGCTTGGAATGGGCACGGTCGCCGGTGGTGCCGTCGTAGGGGTCAGTGGCATAGGTGGAGGAGCAGGTGGTGGTGCAGTTAggggtagtagtagtagtggttcAGTTGGTAGTGGTTCAACATTTGGAAGTTCAAGCTCCTCAGGATCTGCTACCGTCGTTGGAAGCGGTGTTGGTACTGGTATAGGAAGTGGTGTTACCGGTGGAAGCATTGGCGGTGGTGCCGGTGGTGGTGCAGCTGGTGGTGGAAGCGGGGGTTGGTCCACTGGACCATCGCGTCGGGGCCAGGGGTGGCGCGTCTGGCGCCGCGGCGACCCAACCCTTATGAATCTATGGAAATCTCAGGGTCCTTTAG GCTCTTTAGGAAACGCCAAGGGTTACATCATCCTCGCACTTTTGATTGGCGTTATCTCAATGGTGATCGGTTGCTGGTTATCCGATAACTGTTGGTCACCTGAACCAGAAGGGGTGGTCACCCTCGCATAG
- the LOC124953950 gene encoding glycine-rich cell wall structural protein 1-like isoform X3 has protein sequence MGWFVLACILILFICATGLPLPQGGGGLGAHGQPQAGLSSTPGPGVIGIGGGAGGGLGMGTVAGGAVVGVSGIGGGAGGGAVRGSSSSGSVGSGSTFGSSSSSGSATVVGSGVGTGIGSGVTGGSIGGGAGGGAAGGGSGGWSTGPSRRGQGWRVWRRGDPTLMNLWKSQGPLEDIQCSLRIILR, from the exons ATGGGGTGGTTCGTCCTCGCttgtattttaatacttttcataTGCG CGACGGGATTGCCGTTGCCACAGGGTGGTGGTGGGTTGGGTGCACATGGACAGCCGCAGGCCGGTTTGTCGAGCACCCCAGGTCCCGGCGTAATCGGTattggtggtggtgctggtggtggGCTTGGAATGGGCACGGTCGCCGGTGGTGCCGTCGTAGGGGTCAGTGGCATAGGTGGAGGAGCAGGTGGTGGTGCAGTTAggggtagtagtagtagtggttcAGTTGGTAGTGGTTCAACATTTGGAAGTTCAAGCTCCTCAGGATCTGCTACCGTCGTTGGAAGCGGTGTTGGTACTGGTATAGGAAGTGGTGTTACCGGTGGAAGCATTGGCGGTGGTGCCGGTGGTGGTGCAGCTGGTGGTGGAAGCGGGGGTTGGTCCACTGGACCATCGCGTCGGGGCCAGGGGTGGCGCGTCTGGCGCCGCGGCGACCCAACCCTTATGAATCTATGGAAATCTCAGGGTCCTTTAG